The genomic stretch GACAACAAAAAAGGGCCCACCTTTCGGTGAGCCCTTCTAGACCGCCCAGCAGAGCGGATTTTGTTTGGTAGGCGCGATTGGACTCGAACCAACGACCCCCACCATGTCAAGGTGGTGCTCTAACCAACTGAGCTACGTGCCTGCTGTGAGGCGGCATTCTACGGAATTCCCGAGGGGTGTCAACACCTTTTTTGCAGCTAAGCCTATGAATATGCGAATTTTTTATTTTTTATCAGCAGCGCTGCTTTTTTCGGGTGGCTGGCAGGGCATTTTCAACTGAGGTAGGATCGGCGCACTCGTAAAAAATATAAAACAGAGGTTCCAGTATGGCGAACACCCCCTACCCCCAGTCGTATTACGCCGCGTCCGCCAATGCGGTTCCTCCCCGGCCAGTGCTGCAAGGTGAGGTCGAAACCGATGTGTGTGTGATCGGTGCCGGTTATACCGGGTTGTCGAGCGCGCTGTTCCTGCTGGAGAACGGTTTTCGTGTGACGGTGCTGGAAGCCGCCAAGGTGGGTTTCGGTGCGTCCGGGCGCAATGGTGGCCAGATCGTCAACAGCTACAGCCGTGATATCGATGTGATCGAGCGCAGCGTCGGTCCTCAGCAGGCACAGCTATTGGGACACATGGCATTTGAGGGCGGCAGGATCATTCGTGAGCGGGTAGCTAAGTACCAGATCCAATGCGACTTGAAGGACGGCGGCGTATTCGCTGCACTTAATAGCAAGCACATGGGCCACCTGGAGTCACAGAAGCGTTTGTGGGAACGCTATGGCCATACTCAGTTGGAGTTGCTCGACGAGCACCGCATTCGCGAGGTGGTGGCCTGTGAGAACTACGTGGGCGGCCTGCTGGACATGAGTGGCGGGCACATCCATCCGCTCAACCTGGCATTGGGTGAAGCGGCGGCCGTGGAGTCTCTGGGCGGCAGCATTTACGAACAGTCCGCCGCCGTACGCATCGAGCGTGGCGCCAACCCCGTAGTCCACACCGCCCAAGGCAAGGTGAGGGCTAAATTCATTATCGTCGCTGGCAACGCCTATCTGGGCAACCTGGTGCCTGAGTTGGCTGCCAAGTCGATGCCCTGTGGCACACAGGTCATTACCACGGCGCCGCTGGGCGATGAGCTGGCCAGCACCCTGCTACCCCAGGATTTCTGTGTCGAAGATTGCAACTACCTGCTCGACTACTACCGACTAACCAGCGACAAGCGCCTGATCTTCGGCGGTGGCGTGGTATATGGCGCACGGGACCCGGCAAACATCGAAGCAATCATCCGGCCAAAGATGCTCAAGGCCTTTCCACAGTTGAAAGATGTAAAAATCGACTACGCCTGGACCGGAAATTTCCTGCTGACCCTGTCACGTCTACCCCAGGTCGGTCGCATCGGCGACAACCTCTACTACTCCCAGGGCTGTAGTGGCCATGGCGTGACCTATACGCACCTGGCTGGCAAGGTCCTGGCCGAAGCCCTCAGAGGCCAGGCAGAGCGTTTTGACGCATTTGCCGACCTGCCGCACTACCCATTCCCCGGCGGCCAATTGCTGCGTACACCATTTGCGGCGCTGGGCGCGTGGTACTACGGGCTACGGGACAAGCTGGGCTTCTGACACACTCACTGTAGGAGCCGGCTTGCCGGCGATGGCGATTTTGATGGCGCCATCGCCGGCAAGCCGACTCCTACAAAAACAACAGACACAAAAAACCCCGGCCTTTCGACCAGGGTCTTTGCTATCGATCCAACCGAGCATGACGCTCGCTTGGCGCTCTCAGGGTGTTCAGTGGACCCTGGAACAGATATGGCGCAGCGGACGGGACTCGAACCCGCGACCCCCGGCGTGACAGGCCGGTATTCTAACCGACTGAACTACCGCTGCGTATCGCTCAGACTGCTGAAGTGTCACCTTCAACCGCCTTAAAACATCTGACTGAACAGCCTTGGCCGTTCAATCTCAAACCCGAACATCGGACCTGGAAAATATGGCGCAGCGGACGGGACTCGAACCCGCGACCCCCGGCGTGACAGGCCGGTATTCTAACCGACTGAACTACCGCTGCGCGTCGGTGCAACCTTTAACGTTGCGTCCTGCCCGAAGGCAAAACTCTCAAGAAGTGGTGGGTGATGACGGGATCGAACCGCCGACCCTCTGCTTGTAAGGCAGATGCTCTCCCAGCTGAGCTAATCACCCTTTGCTTCGTTGAGGCCGCGAAATTTACGCAGGTAGCGGACCTAAGTCAATAGCCTGCTTGAAGTTTTTCTGAAAAAGACAAAATCACTGCAAGACAGCTCCCCGCCCTACTCGCTGTAAATCATCTTCTTGCTCATCCCGCCATCCACCACGAACTCCTGCCCCGTCACGAACCCTGCGCTACGCGACAACAACCAGGCCACCATCGCCGCCACATCCTCAACTGTCCCCACTCTGCCCGCCGGATGCTGCGCATGATCAGCGTCAGTCAGCGGCTCGGCACGTCGCGCAGCGGGATCACGGGCGTCGATCCAGCCAGGACTGACGGCATTGACCCGCACCTCCGGCCCCAGGCTGATAGCCAACGCGTGAGTCAGGGCCAACAGGCCGCCCTTGCTCGCAGCATAAGCCTCGGTATCAGGCTCAGACTGCCGGGCCCGGGTCGAGGCCAGGTTAACGATCGAACCGCCATGGGCGCGCAGGTAGGGCGCACAGTGCTTGGCCAGCAGCATCGGCCCACTGAGGTTCACCGCCAGCACCCGATTCCAGTAGGCCAGGTCCAGGCTATCCAACGTGAAATTACGCGGGTCGGCCACCGCGGCATTACATACCAGGGCATCCAGGCGTCCGAACTGGCCAAGCACTTCGGCAACCCCAAGGGCCACCTGCTGCTCATCAGCCACGTCCATGGTGATAAACCAGGCGTTATCACCCAGCACCTTGGACACCTTGGCACCCCGCTCGCGATCCAGATCAGCCAGCACCACTTGCCAGCCTTCACTGACCAACCAGGCAGCGATCCCCAGGCCGATACCCCGTGCAGCACCCGTCACCAACGCGACCCGGCCATTACTGGCACCAGCCGCCTCCAGGGACCACTCGATCACAAGGCAGCCAGCCCGCGAGCCAGGTCGGCCTGCAAGTCAGCCACGTCTTCCAGGCCCACTGCAACGCGGATCAAGCTGTCACGGATACCCGCCGCTTCGCGCTCCTGCGGGGCCAGACGACCATGGGAAGTTGTGCTTGGATGGGTAATGGTGGTTTTGCTATCACCCAGGTTGGCAGTGATGGAAATCAGGCGCGTGGCGTCGATAAAGCGCCATGCCCCCTCTTTGCCGCCCTTGACCTCGAAACTGACCACCGCACCAAACCCACGCTGCTGACGCTGGGCCAACTCGTGTTGTGGGTGGCTCTTCAAGCCGGCGTAATGGACTTTCTCGATGCCGTCCTGCTGCTCCAGCCACTCGGCCAGGGCCTGGGCATTGGCGCAATGGGCTTTCATCCGCAGGCTGAGGGTTTCCAGGCCCTTGAGGAAAATCCAGGCATTGAACGGGCTCAGGGTCGGGCCAGCAGTGCGCAGGAAGCCCACCACTTCCTTCATTTGCTCGCCACGGCCGGCAACCACACCGCCCATGCAACGACCCTGGCCATCGATGAACTTGGTGGCCGAATGCACCACGATATCTGCCCCCAGCTTCAGCGGCTGCTGCAGGGCTGGCGTGCAGAAGCAGTTATCCACCACCAGCTTCGCGCCCTTGGCGTGCGCCACTTCGGCGAGGGCGGCGATGTCCACCAGCTCTGCCAGCGGGTTGGACGGCGACTCGACGAACAGCAGCTTGGTATTGGCCTTGATAGCCGCGTCCCAGCCCGACAGGTCCGCCAAAGGCACGTAGTCCACTTCAATGCCAAAGCGCTTGAAGTACTTCTCGAACAGGCTGATGGTCGAACCAAACACGCTGCGCGATACCAACACGTGATCACCGGCACTGCACAGGCTCATGACCACCGCGAGGATGGCAGCCATCCCCGTCGCCGTGGCGACAGCCTGCTCTGCCCCTTCCAGCGCCGCGATGCGCTCTTCGAAGGCGCGCACCGTCGGGTTGGTGTAGCGGGAGTAGACATTGCCCGGCACCTCGCCAGCAAAGCGGGCCGCCGCGTCCGCCGCAGTGCGGAACACGTAGCTGGAGGTGAAGAACATCGGGTCGCCGTGCTCACCTTCCGGCGTGCGGTGCTGGCCAGCGCGCACAGCCAGGGTATCGAAAGCCACGCCATCGAGGTCGCTGTCCAACCGACCGGCATCCCATTCCTGACTCATGCTGCCACTCCTTCACTCAATTCTTTGTTTAAGATGCAAAACCGGCCCCTCAGGGCCGGTAGTTACTCAGTTGTTGTACAGATCGATGATCGCACTGACCGCCTGGGTCTTGATCTTCGAGGAGTCGTTGCGCGCCTGCTCGATCTTGTTCAGGTAAGCCTCGTCGACGTCACCGGTCACGTACTTGCCATCGAAGACCGCGCAATCGAACTGCTCGATCTTGATCTTGCCGCCGCCAACCGCTTCGATCAAGTCAGGAAGATCCTGATAGATCAACCAGTCTGCGCCGATCAGGTCAGCCACATCCTGGGTCGAGCGATTGTGCGCAATCAGTTCGTGGGCACTCGGCATGTCGATCCCGTAAACGTTGGGGTAGCGCACGGCAGGCGCAGCGGAACAGAAGTACACATTCTTCGCCCCGGCTTCGCGGGCCATCTGGATGATCTGCTTGCACGTGGTGCCACGCACGATGGAGTCATCCACCAGCATCACGTTCTTGCCCCGGAACTCCAGTTCGATGGCGTTGAGCTTCTGGCGTACCGACTTCTTGCGAGCCGCCTGGCCCGGCATGATGAAGGTGCGACCGATGTAGCGGTTCTTGACAAAACCTTCACGGAACTTGACGCCCAGGCGGGTAGCCAGCTCCAGCGCGGCGGTGCGGCTGGTGTCCGGGATAGGGATCACCACGTCGATGTCGTGCTCCGGGCGCTCGCGCAAGATCTTCTCGGCGAGCTTCTCGCCCATGCGCAGGCGCGCCTTGTACACCGAGACACCGTCAATGATCGAATCCGGACGCGCCAGGTAGACGTGCTCGAAGATGCACGGGGTGAGCTTCGGACTGATCGCGCACTGGCGGGTGTGCAGCTTGCCGTCTTCGGTGATGTACACCGCTTCGCCAGGGGCCAGGTCGCGCACCAGGGTAAAACCCAGTACATCCAGGGATACGCTTTCGGAGGCGATCATATACTCGACGCCCTCGTCGGTATGGCGCTGGCCGAACACGATAGGACGGATGCCATGGGGGTCACGGAAACCAACGATACCGTAGCCGGTGATCATTGCCACGACCGCGTAGCCACCCACGCAGCGGTTGTGCACGTCAGTCACTGCCGCGAATACGTCTTCTTCGGTCGGCTGCAACTTGCCGCGCTGGGCCAGTTCGTGGGCGAACACGTTGAGCAGCACTTCCGAATCGGAACTGGTGTTGACGTGGCGCAGGTCAGATTCGTAAATCTCCTTGGCCAGTTGTTCAACATTGGTCAGGTTGCCGTTATGCGCCAAGGTGATGCCGTAGGGCGAGTTGACGTAGAACGGTTGAGCTTCGGCCGAAGTCGAGCTACCGGCAGTCGGATAACGCACATGCCCGATGCCCATGTGCCCGACCAGGCGCTGCATGTGACGCTGATGGAACACGTCACGCACCAGGCCATTGTCCTTGCGCAGGAATAACCGGCCGTCGTGGCTGGTCACAATACCGGCAGCGTCCTGGCCGCGGTGTTGGAGGACGGTTAGCGCGTCATACAGCGCCTGATTGACGTTCGACTTACCGACGATACCGACGATGCCACACATGCGACGCAACCCCTACTTAATGAATCTTGACTGAACACTACTTACTGCGGCGTGTTGCCCGGCAAGAGATGTTCCTTGAACGGAATATCAGCGGGTACGCTGATACCGCTGGCCAGCCACTGACTGCTCCACCCCAATATGAGGTTCTTGGACCAGTCTGCAACCAATAGAAATTTTGGCACGAGGCTCGACTCTTGCCACCATGCATCCTGCTGTACCGGGCCCAGGCTCAGCAGCCCGACCGCAACAACCACCAGCAATGCGCCACGCGCAGCACCGAAGGCCATGCCGAGAAATCGATCGGTCCCGGAGAGGCCGGTGACACGTATCAATTCGCCGATAAGATAATTGACCATTGCCCCCACCAGCAGCGTGGCGATGAACATGATGGCGCAGCCCGCAATGACGCGAGCCGAAGGTGTTTCGATATAGCCGGCCAGGTAAACGGCCAGGGATCCGCCGAACATCCAGGCGACGACTCCTGCAACAATCCAGGTCAGCAGCGATAATGCTTCTTTGACGAAGCCGCGGCTTAGACTGATCAATGCGGAGATGACGATGATGGCTACGATCGCCCAATCAACCCAGGTAAATGGCACAGTGCAGCCTACAGACGGATAAGGCGGCGCATTTTAGCAGAGCGTTGGGCTATCGGTAAGCGGTGTTTGGCGGTCCATTGCAAATCAATGGGTTGTGGCAAGCGGCGGCCATCTCAAGACAGGCAAAAACCAATGCGGGAGCGGGCTTGCCCGCTCCCACACAAGCCTGCACACACATTTGGAGTGTATTGCCAGAATCAGCCGCGTTCTGGCTGGAAGCGCACCACGAAACCCTTGAGGTTTTGCTGGCGCCCCAGCAGGTCCCGCAGGCGGTCAGCCTCGGCACGCTCGATCAGCGGCCCAACAAACACCCGGTTCTTGCCATCGGCAGTACGGATATAAGCGTTATAGCCCTGGCTGCGCAGGGTTTTCTGCAAGGCTTCGGCACTTTCGCGATTGGACAGGCTGGCGAGCTGCACCGACCAACTGATTGGCAGGC from Pseudomonas fluorescens encodes the following:
- the purF gene encoding amidophosphoribosyltransferase yields the protein MCGIVGIVGKSNVNQALYDALTVLQHRGQDAAGIVTSHDGRLFLRKDNGLVRDVFHQRHMQRLVGHMGIGHVRYPTAGSSTSAEAQPFYVNSPYGITLAHNGNLTNVEQLAKEIYESDLRHVNTSSDSEVLLNVFAHELAQRGKLQPTEEDVFAAVTDVHNRCVGGYAVVAMITGYGIVGFRDPHGIRPIVFGQRHTDEGVEYMIASESVSLDVLGFTLVRDLAPGEAVYITEDGKLHTRQCAISPKLTPCIFEHVYLARPDSIIDGVSVYKARLRMGEKLAEKILRERPEHDIDVVIPIPDTSRTAALELATRLGVKFREGFVKNRYIGRTFIMPGQAARKKSVRQKLNAIELEFRGKNVMLVDDSIVRGTTCKQIIQMAREAGAKNVYFCSAAPAVRYPNVYGIDMPSAHELIAHNRSTQDVADLIGADWLIYQDLPDLIEAVGGGKIKIEQFDCAVFDGKYVTGDVDEAYLNKIEQARNDSSKIKTQAVSAIIDLYNN
- a CDS encoding CvpA family protein; the encoded protein is MPFTWVDWAIVAIIVISALISLSRGFVKEALSLLTWIVAGVVAWMFGGSLAVYLAGYIETPSARVIAGCAIMFIATLLVGAMVNYLIGELIRVTGLSGTDRFLGMAFGAARGALLVVVAVGLLSLGPVQQDAWWQESSLVPKFLLVADWSKNLILGWSSQWLASGISVPADIPFKEHLLPGNTPQ
- a CDS encoding O-succinylhomoserine sulfhydrylase — its product is MSQEWDAGRLDSDLDGVAFDTLAVRAGQHRTPEGEHGDPMFFTSSYVFRTAADAAARFAGEVPGNVYSRYTNPTVRAFEERIAALEGAEQAVATATGMAAILAVVMSLCSAGDHVLVSRSVFGSTISLFEKYFKRFGIEVDYVPLADLSGWDAAIKANTKLLFVESPSNPLAELVDIAALAEVAHAKGAKLVVDNCFCTPALQQPLKLGADIVVHSATKFIDGQGRCMGGVVAGRGEQMKEVVGFLRTAGPTLSPFNAWIFLKGLETLSLRMKAHCANAQALAEWLEQQDGIEKVHYAGLKSHPQHELAQRQQRGFGAVVSFEVKGGKEGAWRFIDATRLISITANLGDSKTTITHPSTTSHGRLAPQEREAAGIRDSLIRVAVGLEDVADLQADLARGLAAL
- a CDS encoding NAD(P)/FAD-dependent oxidoreductase; translation: MANTPYPQSYYAASANAVPPRPVLQGEVETDVCVIGAGYTGLSSALFLLENGFRVTVLEAAKVGFGASGRNGGQIVNSYSRDIDVIERSVGPQQAQLLGHMAFEGGRIIRERVAKYQIQCDLKDGGVFAALNSKHMGHLESQKRLWERYGHTQLELLDEHRIREVVACENYVGGLLDMSGGHIHPLNLALGEAAAVESLGGSIYEQSAAVRIERGANPVVHTAQGKVRAKFIIVAGNAYLGNLVPELAAKSMPCGTQVITTAPLGDELASTLLPQDFCVEDCNYLLDYYRLTSDKRLIFGGGVVYGARDPANIEAIIRPKMLKAFPQLKDVKIDYAWTGNFLLTLSRLPQVGRIGDNLYYSQGCSGHGVTYTHLAGKVLAEALRGQAERFDAFADLPHYPFPGGQLLRTPFAALGAWYYGLRDKLGF
- a CDS encoding SDR family oxidoreductase, whose translation is MEAAGASNGRVALVTGAARGIGLGIAAWLVSEGWQVVLADLDRERGAKVSKVLGDNAWFITMDVADEQQVALGVAEVLGQFGRLDALVCNAAVADPRNFTLDSLDLAYWNRVLAVNLSGPMLLAKHCAPYLRAHGGSIVNLASTRARQSEPDTEAYAASKGGLLALTHALAISLGPEVRVNAVSPGWIDARDPAARRAEPLTDADHAQHPAGRVGTVEDVAAMVAWLLSRSAGFVTGQEFVVDGGMSKKMIYSE